The Flavobacterium sp. K5-23 genome segment AGTTTAATGATTTTTACAGAAGGTAAAATTTCTTTTAAATCATTATTTAATTTTTTACGCAATAAAAACAAGTCTTCTTCTGAACTCGATAGGAGTGACAAGAGCGTACTTGCTTCTTTTTCGCTCATTTTGTCTAAAGCGTTATCATCCATTTTATGGACAAAAGCTTTCATTTTTTTATGTCTGATTTCAAATTGCTTGTCATCATAAGTATTGTAGATAGGCCAGAAGCGTTCAGCTTCATTAGATGTTAAGTCTAATTCAGTAGTGAAAAATGCTACTTTCAAAGCTTTAATCTGTTCTTTCTTTTCTTTCATTCTTTCGACTTGACCGAAAAAAGTAAAAGAAACAAAAAACAGTAGTATCGGTAAAAGGGTTTTAATGTTCATTATGTTGTATTTTAAATATGTAAAATTGTGTTCGAATTTATTCCAGAATATAATTCTCTAAGTTAGCGTTTGAAATAAGGATGTCTTCGACTGTTTTGTCTTCTAAAGCCAGAGATGTATTCATTTTATTTAAATCTTTAGCGTCTAAAACACTAATAAGATCATATTGATTCATATTTGTTTGATAGGATAAATAATTTTCTAAAGTTGCATCATCTAATTCTTTTGCATTAGTAGAATTATTATTTAGGATAGGAATCATTAAAGCTATAATTAAAACAGCTGCGGCCATCATTATAAGGTAATGCTTTTTTTGAAAAAACGAAATTACCTTAGTTTCTTCTTTAGGTAATTCCAGCATTAATTGCTCTGAAAAATTTTCAAAGTAATTCTCTGGAATAATAAATCCTGTTTCTATTTTAGGTTCGTCTTCTAATTTAAATGCTTTCATATTATTTCTTAGACTTTAAAAACTTTAAAAGGTTTAATTGGTGTTTATAAAGAGTTCGATTTTCTTTACTGCATGATGGTATGAAGCTTTCAAAGCGCCAACTGAAGTTCCTAAAACAGATGATATTTCTTCATATTTGAGTTCTTCCATGTATTTCATTTTAAATACGAGTTGCTGTTTTTCAGGAAGGGTTGCAACGGCTTTGTGAAATTTTATTTGCATTTCATTCCCGTCAAAATAAGTGTCTGCCGTTAGATTGTCTAAGGCTTTGTTTTGTAATATTTCCGATGAAATTCCGCTTTTGGTTGCTTTTTGTTTTAAGAAAGTCAAAGCTTCATTTGTAGCAATTCGATATATCCAGGAAAAAAGTTTACTTTCCCCTTTAAAATTTTTCAAATGCTGAAACACTTTTATGAATGTGTTTTGTAAAACATCATTGGTGTCATCGTGGTTCAACACAATGTTACGTATGTGATTGTATAAAGGCTTTTGGTAGGTTAACAAGAGTTTTTGAAACGCTTCATTTTGCGTTTTTGGGTTCAATAACTGTTGTATAAATTCCTGTTCTTCCAGCAAAGCTATTATTTATCTAGTTAGAGTGGAAATCTTCAAATAGGTTTAATCGATAACTAAAAAAATTATTGATATTCATCTATTTCTGTTGCTTTAGGAGCAACTATTTTTTTAGCTTCGGGTTTTTTAATAATAGGCTTTACAATAGGTTTAATAACTTTTACCGGTACTGCTGTGTTGTTAACTGTAGGTTCTTCCTGAGTAGTTTCTACCGGAGTACTATTTGGTTGTATGTATGTAGTCGTAGTAGATACAGGTACAGCTTTTGAAACTATTGGTATATAAAACTCAGTAACCCATTTTGAAGGACTTTTTATTTCAGCTTTAGTAGTAGTGTAAATTTCAAGATGAGACATAACTGGGTCTATTCTAAGCTGGTTTATTTTAATGTATTCCAATGCTTTGTTTAACGCATGTATTCTGTGTGAATAATCTCCTGTCAAAGTTGTTTTTACTGCTTCAAAAGTTTCATATTTTCCCGATAAGATATCACTTCCAGGGCTTATGTAAATTTCTTCTTTTATTGGTACACAAATAGAAATTCGGGCTATTTCATTAATTGCATCATACGTTTCATAGATTACAAAAGGTTTTCCTTTTACTACTATGTTGTTTTTTTTACAGAAATCAATAATTTTAGGAAAAAGGAGACGTGTGTTTTTTAAAATACTTGAAAATTTGCTTGTAAAAGTTTGTTTTAAATAGAAGGAGGCTGTTTTTTTTACTAAGCCATCAACCTTAACTGAAAATGTGTTTATTTCGTAATCAAGAGATTTGTCTAAGTTGGTTAAGCTTTTTTCATACATTCCGCCTATAACCTTATCTACACCACCATTGAAAGCAGTATAAATTTTGAATATAAAACTCATTTTTCCTTTGGTTTTCCAACTTACTTTAGTTCCTCCAATGGTATCTTTAAATTTCCAGTAAACATCAGAAGAAGTGCCGTTAAAATTCATTTTTTGAGAAATACTGTCATTTTCTTTTGTGAAAAGGGTCTTCATGTCCCCAGTACCTTCTTTCCCTTCCCAAGAATAAGAAGCTCCTGCGCCAACGGTTTTTTGAGAGTAAATTATTTTCATATTTGGATCCTCAGTTACCCAAGAACCAAAATCTTCCCAATTTCGATAATCATTAACATAATTAAAAACTTCCGATTTAGATGAATTGATAATTTTACTTCTCTCTACGACGTAGTCTCCTTTTTGTGTGGCAACAAAAATCGAAAGAGCTACTAGACTTAGTAAAAGTAAAAGAAAAATATATTTTAAAATTCTCATAATTAATTGGTTATTTTCAGTTGTAAAGTTATAAATTTTATTAATAATTAATACGTTGTGTGAAAATAATGTAAAACTCAGATTTACAGAGCAGTATCTGTTTTTCTTGAAGTTTAACTTTTAATTTTAAGGATTGTGTTTAAGATTCACACTTTTTTAATGTAATAAAAGGAGTATCAAAAAATTATATTGAAAAGCAGTCCTATATGATTTTTTAGTGTTCAGCTTAATTCAGTCGACTTGGATTCAAAATAATAAAAAGAAGAAACGAATTATTTTAATCAAAAAGGGATGATGTAATATGGAACGTATGTGTAGAATGTAGAAAACGAAAAAAAAAACGCCGCGAATAAAGGGCGTTTTAATGTTGAAAAAGGAATGGAGTTACCTTTTAAAATATACTTTTATCAAGAATAAAATCCCAATAAAAACAATAAAACCTATCAATATTTTATAGTTACCCTTGTAAAACGTTCTGTGTAATGTTAAATCTTTTCGGTAGGCATAAATCATTGCAATAACAAAAGCAATAAAAAAACAGCCTGCAAATATTAATTGTCCTTGACTAAACATAGTTATAATTTTTTGGACAAAAATAGTTAATTGTTTAGGAATAGTTACTATTTTGCCTATTCATTTCAAAAATTAAAATTATGCAAAAACAAATCAATTCTGTTAAGGAATTTCATACCGCATTTAAGATAGGACATAGTGAATCTCCGGTGGCTGATTTAGGGGAAAGCAAGAACATACTTCGGTATCATTTGATGAAAGAGGAAAATGAAGAATATCTTGAAGCGGTTCAAAATAATGATATTGTTGAAATTGCAGATGCTTTGGGTGATATGATGTATATTCTATGCGGTACCATTATTGAACATGGATTGCAGCATAAAATTGAAGAAGTTTTCGACGAAATTCAACGTAGTAATATGAGTAAATTAGGGGAGGACGGTAACCCTATATATAGGGAAGACGGCAAAGTGATGAAAGGGCCTAACTATTTTAAGCCTGATTTTTCTAAGATAATTTAAGGTTATGCAAAACTTTATTTCAAAAAAAAATCTCTTTTCAAAGAAAAGAGATTTTTAATTATTTGTAATCTATAATTATACTTTTACAGTCCAACCAAAAGTATCTTCAGTTAGTTTGTGTTGCATATTTGTTAATTTGTCTTTAAGAAGTAAAGCCATAGAATCATCTACTTTTGGCAATTCATAATAAACCTCTTTATATGAAAAACCAATAATTGGATTCACAACAGCTGCTGTACCTGCTCCAAAAATTTCTTTTAAAGTCCCGTTTTTAGACGCTTCAACTAATTCTGATACCAATACTGGACGCACATCTACAGTAATTCCTTCTTTTTTAGCCATATCGATAAGACTTTTTCGGGTAATACCATCTAAAATTCTTTCGCTTGTAGGAGCAGTATATAAGGTGTCGTTAATTCTAAAAAACACATTCATTGTACCTGCTTCCTCAAGTTTTGTATGAGTTGCATCATCTGTCCAAATCACTTGTTGGAATCCTTGTTTGTTAGCAAGAGTTGTAGGGTAAAATTGTGCTGCGTAATTTCCAGCCGCTTTTGCCGCTCCAATTCCTCCGTTTGCCGCTCTACTGAAATGCTCAGCAATAAGAACTTTAACCTCACCTGAATAATAGGCTTTAGCAGGAGATAATATAATCATGAATTTATAATCACTGGAAGGGTTTGCAACCACTCCAGTTCCTGTAGCAATCATAAAAGGTCTTATATATAGTGTGTTTCCTAATCCCTTTTTTACCCAAGCTTCATCTAATTGTAACAATTGATTAAGTCCATCCATAAAAACATTTTCAGGAACTTCAGGCATTGCCATTCTTACTGCTGAAGTGTTGAATCTTTTATAATTTTCTTCAGGTCTAAAAAGCCAAAGATCATTATTATCATCTTTATATGCTTTCATACCTTCAAAAATAGCTTGGCCATAGTGAAAAACTTTTGCAGAAGGGTCAAGTAAAAACGGTTGGTAAGGTTTGATGATTGGTTTTTGCCACTCTCCATTTATATAATCACATTCAAATAAATGGTCTGTAAATACAGCACCAAAGCTTAAATTTTCAAAATCCACTTCGTTTATTTTTGAAGTAGCAGCTTTAATAATTTCAATTTTGTTGGTTTGAGTTGTACTCATAATTTAGATATCGTTTTTTGTTTTTTGTTTTTACAAAGTGTAAGGTTGAGACAAAACATTAAATTGAGACAAACTCAGACTTTGATTTTTGCAAAATTAATTAAAAATCAATAGAATCATTGTATAATAGGACATTAAATGTATCCTTTTTTAAACTTTTTTTATATGCTAATAAGTTGAGTGAAATAAATTTAAAAGGTTTGTTCTAAATACAGCTTAGTTTTAAATTATGATTTATTTGTTTTTACTTAAATTTGGCAAGATTAAATAAATCCATTTTATAAATTCCAATTAATAATTATTTTGAAAAGAGAAGTAATCAAAACCCTCGACGGCTCAACTACAATTCAAATAGAAGGATGGGATGAATGTTATCATTCTAAACACGGAGCGATTCAAGAAGCGAAACATGTTTTTATTAAAAACGGGCTTTCTTTATATGAAAATAGAACTGTTTCAATTTTGGAAATAGGATTTGGTACTGGTTTAAATGCTTTTATTACTTTTTTGGATGCGAAAAAATTAAATCAAACTATTGAATATGTTGGAGTGGAGGCTTATCCCATATCAGCCGAAGAGTTAATTTCGATGAATTATGTTGAAGAATTGAATGCTTCAGCCGAAAACGAAGTTTTCAATAAAATGCACGAATGCAGTTGGGAAGAAAAAGTGAGATTAAGTGATCACTTTTCATTAACAAAACGGAAACAATTATTTTCTGACATTGATGACATTGATAAATTTGATTTGATATATTTTGATGCTTTTGGATATAAAGTACAACCTGAATTGTGGAGTACAGCCATTTTTAAAAAAATGTATGATTCACTAAAGAGTGAAGGTGTTTTAGTAACATATGCTGCACGTGGGGTAGTAAAACGTAGTATGATTGAAGTAGGATTCACAGTAGAAAAATTAGAAGGCCCTCCTGGGAAGCGTGAAATGTTTAGAGCCCGTAAATCCCAGTAATTTATAATATTTACTTTTTTTAACATAATAAATTCTTAAAATGTACGTTTAATCATCATATTCCATTTAGAATAAATGTATATTTACAACAGTTAATAGAATTAAAGACAACCCCAAAACCTTAAATTAGTATGTCTAAAATTATGTTTGATTACACAAAATCAATCTTGGAAAGAGTAAGTTTTGACCCAAAATTATTCTGTAAAGAATTAGAAAAGGCTATAAAATCACTGTTGCCTTATGAAATGGAACAGTTACGTGAATGGTTATTTGATTTTATAATAGAAAAACCAGAATTAAAACAATGCTTACTTATTATAAATAAATAAAACATAAAAAAAAGGAACCTTAACGGTTCCTTTTTTTTATGTTTTCATACCATCTATTTATGCTAATTTACAATTCTGTTTTAATATATTATTGTAGGTTAATAATTATTTAAAACTAAAAAAGATGTAGTTAAACGATGAAATGTACTTTTTAACGTTTTTTTTGAAGAATAAAACTCAGTGATTTTATACATTTACAGTATACATTATTTAAATAACTTTATAAACCTTCTTATTATGTCCAGAATGATATATGATTACACAAAAGAAGTACTCGAAAGAGTTAGTTTTGACCCAAGGCTTTTTATAAAAGAGTTGAGAAAGGCAATTAGAAATTTATTGCCTTATGAAATTGAACATTTAAGGAAGTGGCTGTCATTTTTTACAAATGAAAAACCAGAATTAATAGAATGTTTATACGTTGTTAGTGATTAAGTATTTGTTTTAAAAAAGGAAAGCTCCCCCAAGCTTTCCTTTTTTTTATTTCTTTTGTATTGGGCTAATTATTTGAACGTTTTGAAAAACTATGGCGCCTTTAATAACTCCTGCGATTGTATTTCTTAAAGCATCAATAATATGAATCTTAAGTTCGCTTTTAGGGAATATCAAACTTACTTCACGGGCTGGTTTAGGCTCAGCAAAATGACGGAGTTTTAACTTGTCAGATTCCTTTAAATCTAATGTGTGTAAATAGGGTAGTAGTGTAGTTCCAAGTCCTTCATCAGCTAATTTTATTAATGTCTCAAAGCTTCCACTTTCAATTCTGAAATGATCAAAATCCTTTTTAGAGGAGTTTTTACATAAATTCATAATTCCGTCTCTGAAACAATGACCGTCTTGAAGTAATAAAATTTCATCTAGATTTAAATCGGATATTTCAATCTCTTCTTTTTGGAAATTTTGATGATTCTCCGGAATATAAGCCACAAATGGTTCGAAATACAATACAATTTCTTTAATTTTTTCTTCCATTAATGGAGTTGCGGCAATTGCAGCATCAAGATGACCATTATTGAGCTTGGTGATGATTTCTTCAGTATTCAGTTCCTCTATGATTAACTTTACTTTTGGGTATTTTTTTATGAAATTATTTAAAAACATCGGCAATAGAGTAGGCATAATTGTTGGAATTATTCCCAATCTGAATTCCCCGCCTACAAATCCTTTTTGTTGCTCAACTATGTCTTGAATTCTGTCGGCTTCATTGACAATATTTTTGGCTTGATTTACAATTTTTTGCCCAATATCTGTAAGCTGAATTGGTTTTTTGGTCCTATCAAAAATTAAAATACTTAATTCATCCTCTATTTTTTGAATTTGCATACTCAGTGTGGGTTGAGTAACAAAGCATTTTTCTGCAGCCAGTGTGAAGTTTTTATGTTCGGCTACGGCCAAAACATATTTTAATTGAGTAATTGTCATTGAATAGTATTTTGTGATGCAAATATAAAAACAATCAATTTAAGTTATAGTATAAAATAAGATTTTCTTCTTTTCTTTTGATTCAGACTTTAAAATGTTGTAAAATTTTGATGTTTTGGTATTATTTTATTGAATTAGTTTTTATTTTTTATAATTAGCTTGTATTTTTGTGAAATATGAAATTTGCTGTACAATTAGTTTTATTCTTATTTATAACTTTTCTTCTGACTCCTACTATAGTTCGTCTGGTTGAAGAGAATACGGATACTTCCTATTTTTACAGTATGTCTGAAGAGGAACGTACCTATAAAGAAATTACAGCTGATTATAATTTTGATATCGATGTCGAGTTTATGAATTTCCTACCGTTAACTTCAAGTCTTATTCAATCTAAGAATATTCTGGAGCACGATTCAATATCTTCCGACATAGTTATTCCCCCACCCGAACAAGTTTAATACATAATTGATTTTATATTTTTAAAATCTAAATTTCGCATTATTGAATTGTGAAAAACTTCTTTGTATTCAATTTTTATAAGTATTATGACAAAAAAAATAAATCTTTTTGCTAACCTTAAATCTGATTTTGCTTCAGGTTTAGTGGTTTTTTTGGTGGCGCTACCCTTGTGTTTAGGTATTGCAATGGCTTCTGGAGCTCCCTTGTTTTCAGGTATTATCTCTGGTGTTATTGGAGGAATTGTAGTAGGGTATTTAAGTAAGTCACATTTAAGTGTTTCAGGTCCTGCAGCTGGTTTAACTGCAATTATATTAACCGCAATTACGGACTTAGGTGCGTTTGATGTTTTTCTTACTGCCGTTTTCATTGCGGGTATACTTCAGTTGGCTTTAGGTTTTATTAAAGCTGGAAGTATTTCAAATTATTTCCCTACTAATGTAATTGAGGGAATGTTAGCCGGAATAGGTATTATAATAATTCTAAAACAACTGCCTCACGCTTTTGGGTATGATAATGATTTTGAAGGAGATCAATCCTTTCTTCAAAGTGATGGGCAAAATACGTTTTCTTCTTTATTAGGGATATTTGATTATATTCAAATGGGTTCCATTATTATCACAGCATTATCTTTAATTATTTTAATTTCTTGGGACAAAGTTCCTTTTTTTAAGCGACTTAAATTAGTACCTGGGGCTCTTGTAGCCGTAGTTGTTGGTGTTGTTTTAAACGAAATGTTTATGGTTTCAGGCAGTTCTTTCGCTATTGCAAAAGAGCATTTAGTTTCCCTTCCTGTTCCTACTAGTTTAGAAGAGTTCAGCGAAATTATCGTTACTCCTAATTTTTCTGGATTTATGAATCCAAAAGTTTGGGTAGTAGGATTAACAATTGCAATTGTAGCTTCGATAGAAACATTATTATGTATTGAAGCAGCCGATAGAATGGATGCTAAAAAACGATTTACAGACACTAACGTTGAGTTAAAAGCACAAGGTGTTGGAAATATTCTAAGTTCACTTTTAGGAGGTTTACCTATGACATCAGTTGTGGTTAGGACTTCAGCTAATAATAATGCAGGAGCTAAATCTAAAATGTCAGCTATTATCCATGGTGTTTTGTTATTGATAAGTGTTGTGACAATTCCTTTTATGTTGAATAAAATTCCACTGGCAACTTTAGCGGCAATTTTACTTATGGTAGGATATAAACTAGCTAAACCTGCTACTTTTATTCATTTCTGGCAAAAAGGGAAATACCAGTTTGTACCTTTTATAGCTACTTTGGCTGCAGTTGTCTTAACTGACTTGTTGAAAGGTGTTGCTTTAGGTATGATCATTAGTATTATCTTTATTCTAAAAGGAAATTTAAAAAGAGCGTATAGCTTTAAAAAGGAAGTATATGAAGACGGTGACGTGATTCACATTGATTTAGCACAGGAAGTTTCTTTTTTAAATAAAGCAGCAATAAAATCAACATTGAATGATATTCCAGAGAATTCTAAAGTTATCATTACAGCTTACGATACTGTTTATGTTGCTCATGATATATTGGATTTAATC includes the following:
- a CDS encoding nucleoside triphosphate pyrophosphohydrolase family protein, with translation MQKQINSVKEFHTAFKIGHSESPVADLGESKNILRYHLMKEENEEYLEAVQNNDIVEIADALGDMMYILCGTIIEHGLQHKIEEVFDEIQRSNMSKLGEDGNPIYREDGKVMKGPNYFKPDFSKII
- a CDS encoding sensor of ECF-type sigma factor, translated to MNIKTLLPILLFFVSFTFFGQVERMKEKKEQIKALKVAFFTTELDLTSNEAERFWPIYNTYDDKQFEIRHKKMKAFVHKMDDNALDKMSEKEASTLLSLLSSSEEDLFLLRKKLNNDLKEILPSVKIIKLKKAEDNFNRKLLHQYRDKHK
- a CDS encoding LysR substrate-binding domain-containing protein, coding for MTITQLKYVLAVAEHKNFTLAAEKCFVTQPTLSMQIQKIEDELSILIFDRTKKPIQLTDIGQKIVNQAKNIVNEADRIQDIVEQQKGFVGGEFRLGIIPTIMPTLLPMFLNNFIKKYPKVKLIIEELNTEEIITKLNNGHLDAAIAATPLMEEKIKEIVLYFEPFVAYIPENHQNFQKEEIEISDLNLDEILLLQDGHCFRDGIMNLCKNSSKKDFDHFRIESGSFETLIKLADEGLGTTLLPYLHTLDLKESDKLKLRHFAEPKPAREVSLIFPKSELKIHIIDALRNTIAGVIKGAIVFQNVQIISPIQKK
- a CDS encoding branched-chain amino acid aminotransferase, coding for MSTTQTNKIEIIKAATSKINEVDFENLSFGAVFTDHLFECDYINGEWQKPIIKPYQPFLLDPSAKVFHYGQAIFEGMKAYKDDNNDLWLFRPEENYKRFNTSAVRMAMPEVPENVFMDGLNQLLQLDEAWVKKGLGNTLYIRPFMIATGTGVVANPSSDYKFMIILSPAKAYYSGEVKVLIAEHFSRAANGGIGAAKAAGNYAAQFYPTTLANKQGFQQVIWTDDATHTKLEEAGTMNVFFRINDTLYTAPTSERILDGITRKSLIDMAKKEGITVDVRPVLVSELVEASKNGTLKEIFGAGTAAVVNPIIGFSYKEVYYELPKVDDSMALLLKDKLTNMQHKLTEDTFGWTVKV
- a CDS encoding SulP family inorganic anion transporter, giving the protein MTKKINLFANLKSDFASGLVVFLVALPLCLGIAMASGAPLFSGIISGVIGGIVVGYLSKSHLSVSGPAAGLTAIILTAITDLGAFDVFLTAVFIAGILQLALGFIKAGSISNYFPTNVIEGMLAGIGIIIILKQLPHAFGYDNDFEGDQSFLQSDGQNTFSSLLGIFDYIQMGSIIITALSLIILISWDKVPFFKRLKLVPGALVAVVVGVVLNEMFMVSGSSFAIAKEHLVSLPVPTSLEEFSEIIVTPNFSGFMNPKVWVVGLTIAIVASIETLLCIEAADRMDAKKRFTDTNVELKAQGVGNILSSLLGGLPMTSVVVRTSANNNAGAKSKMSAIIHGVLLLISVVTIPFMLNKIPLATLAAILLMVGYKLAKPATFIHFWQKGKYQFVPFIATLAAVVLTDLLKGVALGMIISIIFILKGNLKRAYSFKKEVYEDGDVIHIDLAQEVSFLNKAAIKSTLNDIPENSKVIITAYDTVYVAHDILDLIHDFKTTKAKEDNIKVKLKGFKKAYELNNSDDTPNNVTVEHIYDAAKRKMVKKEVLTDEISN
- a CDS encoding RNA polymerase sigma factor, which encodes MLEEQEFIQQLLNPKTQNEAFQKLLLTYQKPLYNHIRNIVLNHDDTNDVLQNTFIKVFQHLKNFKGESKLFSWIYRIATNEALTFLKQKATKSGISSEILQNKALDNLTADTYFDGNEMQIKFHKAVATLPEKQQLVFKMKYMEELKYEEISSVLGTSVGALKASYHHAVKKIELFINTN
- the mnmD gene encoding tRNA (5-methylaminomethyl-2-thiouridine)(34)-methyltransferase MnmD codes for the protein MKREVIKTLDGSTTIQIEGWDECYHSKHGAIQEAKHVFIKNGLSLYENRTVSILEIGFGTGLNAFITFLDAKKLNQTIEYVGVEAYPISAEELISMNYVEELNASAENEVFNKMHECSWEEKVRLSDHFSLTKRKQLFSDIDDIDKFDLIYFDAFGYKVQPELWSTAIFKKMYDSLKSEGVLVTYAARGVVKRSMIEVGFTVEKLEGPPGKREMFRARKSQ
- a CDS encoding SRPBCC family protein, producing MRILKYIFLLLLLSLVALSIFVATQKGDYVVERSKIINSSKSEVFNYVNDYRNWEDFGSWVTEDPNMKIIYSQKTVGAGASYSWEGKEGTGDMKTLFTKENDSISQKMNFNGTSSDVYWKFKDTIGGTKVSWKTKGKMSFIFKIYTAFNGGVDKVIGGMYEKSLTNLDKSLDYEINTFSVKVDGLVKKTASFYLKQTFTSKFSSILKNTRLLFPKIIDFCKKNNIVVKGKPFVIYETYDAINEIARISICVPIKEEIYISPGSDILSGKYETFEAVKTTLTGDYSHRIHALNKALEYIKINQLRIDPVMSHLEIYTTTKAEIKSPSKWVTEFYIPIVSKAVPVSTTTTYIQPNSTPVETTQEEPTVNNTAVPVKVIKPIVKPIIKKPEAKKIVAPKATEIDEYQ